The proteins below come from a single Bacteroidia bacterium genomic window:
- a CDS encoding glycosyltransferase, whose product MKPRLLVVLSRFPYPLDKGDKLRAFYFIKHLSQTYRIFLFALSDLQVSEQAQNALNPFCEEIHILPLSKARLAVNLLQSLTNNLPFQVNYFLNQQHKQTIQTAIERIKPDKLFCQLPRVAEYLRTIQGIPKTLDYQDCFSKIMEGRAQRGSRPMKWIYAWESNRMRNYEADLFKDFQHHLIISKADLDALPLSKAQKKMVRISSNGIEFEYYKPRQEKKDFEVFFAGNMSYPPNVEAGIYLIERVMPLVWEKLPKAKVALIGTNPTAKIKSLAGDLVEVTGFVDDVREWYAKGRILVAPMIIGAGLQNKLLQAMAMEIPCITTPLANSALGAFPGKQVLVGENPSEIATHILTLLNNEELAAQLAYSGREFVTQNFSWDEAVSYI is encoded by the coding sequence ATGAAGCCTCGTTTGCTTGTGGTATTGTCCCGTTTCCCTTATCCATTGGATAAAGGCGACAAGCTAAGGGCTTTTTATTTTATCAAACATTTAAGCCAAACCTACCGGATTTTTCTTTTTGCGTTATCGGATCTTCAGGTTTCCGAACAAGCACAAAATGCACTAAACCCTTTTTGCGAAGAAATTCACATATTACCATTATCCAAAGCCAGGTTAGCCGTGAATTTACTTCAAAGTTTAACCAACAACTTGCCTTTTCAGGTAAATTATTTCCTAAACCAGCAACATAAACAAACCATTCAAACTGCAATTGAACGAATTAAACCTGATAAACTTTTTTGTCAACTTCCCAGGGTAGCCGAGTATTTAAGAACCATTCAAGGTATTCCTAAAACCCTGGATTACCAAGATTGTTTCTCCAAAATTATGGAAGGAAGAGCGCAAAGAGGTTCCAGGCCCATGAAATGGATTTATGCTTGGGAATCGAATAGGATGAGGAACTACGAAGCTGATCTATTTAAGGATTTTCAGCATCATTTAATTATTTCAAAGGCAGATTTAGACGCCTTACCATTGAGTAAAGCCCAAAAGAAAATGGTAAGGATTTCGAGCAATGGAATTGAATTTGAATATTACAAGCCCAGGCAAGAGAAAAAGGATTTTGAAGTTTTTTTTGCCGGCAATATGAGTTACCCCCCTAACGTGGAGGCAGGTATTTACTTAATTGAACGAGTGATGCCCTTGGTTTGGGAAAAATTACCCAAAGCAAAAGTGGCATTAATTGGTACCAATCCAACTGCGAAAATTAAATCGTTGGCCGGTGACTTAGTTGAAGTAACCGGTTTTGTGGATGATGTGAGGGAATGGTATGCAAAAGGAAGAATTTTAGTTGCTCCCATGATTATTGGTGCAGGTTTGCAAAACAAGTTGCTTCAAGCCATGGCGATGGAAATACCTTGTATCACTACCCCATTAGCCAACTCTGCTTTGGGTGCATTTCCGGGTAAGCAGGTTTTGGTTGGAGAAAACCCTTCCGAAATTGCCACCCATATCCTTACTTTATTAAATAACGAAGAATTAGCTGCGCAATTAGCCTATTCAGGTAGAGAATTTGTTACCCAAAACTTCTCCTGGGATGAAGCAGTTTCCTACATCTAG
- a CDS encoding MFS transporter: protein MNSEKKLLYTLAAVQFTNIMDFMIMMPMGPLLMRTFSIGPDQFSYIVSSYTITAGISGFISAFWVDKFDRKRIVQLAYAGFIIGTLLCGLSTGYFSMMAARILTGMFGGVLASQALAIVGDVVPMDRRASAMAIVMTAFSAASVFGVPFGLKLSNWLDYHAPFLVIALLGVFIQIALYKFVPLVNKHLENPAPRPHFFSVVTDNMTDKNRVFAMLMMFCLVFSQFSVISFISPYMVTNVGFREDQLFLIYLVGGTCTLFSMPFVGRMADRYGRQKVFTIGVICSMFPFLLITHMQPWPVIVGLIVAGVFFITMTARTIPASAIVSGAVHPNKRGSFMSFTSSLQQLGSGLGSLMAGALIHKNELGLLVNYNIVGYISVIVSTLAILIAWRVRVVAGN, encoded by the coding sequence GTGAATTCAGAAAAGAAATTATTGTATACACTGGCGGCAGTTCAGTTTACCAACATCATGGATTTTATGATCATGATGCCGATGGGACCATTGCTCATGCGAACATTCTCTATTGGACCCGATCAGTTTAGCTATATAGTCTCATCATACACTATAACGGCAGGGATTTCAGGATTTATTTCTGCTTTTTGGGTGGATAAGTTTGATCGAAAACGCATTGTCCAACTTGCGTATGCCGGGTTTATTATTGGCACCTTACTTTGTGGATTATCGACCGGTTACTTCAGTATGATGGCTGCACGAATTTTAACAGGAATGTTTGGAGGAGTGCTTGCTTCTCAGGCCTTAGCCATTGTTGGCGATGTAGTACCTATGGATAGAAGAGCAAGTGCTATGGCCATTGTTATGACCGCCTTTTCTGCTGCCTCGGTATTTGGAGTACCCTTTGGATTAAAACTATCCAATTGGTTGGATTATCATGCTCCGTTTTTGGTAATTGCCTTATTAGGTGTTTTCATTCAAATTGCTTTGTACAAATTTGTACCACTGGTTAATAAACACCTTGAAAATCCGGCACCCAGACCCCATTTTTTTAGTGTAGTAACCGACAACATGACGGACAAAAACAGGGTTTTCGCTATGTTAATGATGTTTTGTTTGGTTTTTAGTCAATTTTCGGTCATATCCTTTATTAGTCCATACATGGTTACCAATGTTGGATTTAGAGAAGACCAATTGTTTTTGATTTATTTGGTTGGAGGAACCTGTACCCTATTCTCCATGCCTTTTGTAGGAAGGATGGCAGACCGATATGGCAGACAGAAGGTTTTTACAATTGGAGTTATTTGCTCTATGTTTCCTTTCCTTCTAATTACACATATGCAACCCTGGCCGGTTATAGTTGGATTAATTGTTGCCGGAGTTTTCTTTATTACGATGACAGCCAGAACTATACCTGCATCAGCTATTGTAAGTGGTGCAGTACATCCAAATAAGCGAGGAAGCTTTATGAGTTTTACCAGTTCCTTGCAACAACTAGGCTCCGGTTTAGGTTCATTAATGGCCGGTGCTTTGATCCATAAAAATGAACTAGGATTGCTGGTTAATTATAACATTGTTGGTTATATTTCGGTAATAGTGAGTACATTAGCCATCCTAATTGCCTGGAGAGTTCGAGTAGTGGCAGGAAATTAA